The genomic window CGGTCGCGATCACCATGCTGGGCGTCCTCAACTTCATCATGGACACCGACGAGGCGGTCACCATCGTGCGCCGTCTCCTGGACGCCGTCCCCTCCGGCAGTCACCTCGTCATCTCCCACCCCACCACCGAGGTCGACGGTGAGGCGATGGCCGCGGCGGTCGACTACTGGAACGGCCAGGGGTCGGCCCCGATGACGCTGCGCAGCCGCGCCGACCTCGCCCGTCTCTTCGACGGCGTCGAACTACTTCCGCCGGGCCTCGTCTCCTGCTCCCGCTGGCGCCCCGAGGACACGGACGAGGACGTCGAGGTCACCCACTTCGGGGGCGTCGGAAGGAAGCGGTGATCATCCGCCGCAGGCGGGCAGGGCCGGTGTGTTCGCTGCCCGCTACGCGTCGGTCGTACCGGTGCGGGGCAGCAGTGCCAGTGCGGCGACGACAGCCCGGTGGTCGGTGCCCGGTACGGTCCGTTCGGCGACGGAGACGCCTGCCAGGCCGGAGCCGTGCAGGACGTGGTCGATCTGGATCAGCGGCGGTACGAGGGGCTTGCCCGCAGGCCAGGTTCGCGCCCCTCCGCGGCCGAGTTCGGCGTGGATGTCCGTGAGACCCGCCGCGAGCAGCTCGCGCATCGGCGCGTGGTCGAGGGAGGCGTTGAAGTCTCCCAGGAAGACGGTGTCCGGTCCGCTGTTCCGGGCGACGGAGGCGAGGGCGGTCATGTCCCGTGTCCAGCGCTCCGCGTCACCGAGCGGGTAGTACGTGTGGACGGCCACCAGCCGTACGGTCCGGTCGCCGACCGTCACCTCCGCGGTGGTCTGCGGCCAGGCCGTGTCGGCGTCCAGGGGGCCGCCGTGGGTCAGGGGGATCCTCGAATAGATCGAGGTGTCGTACTCGGGGTGGAGTTCCTGGTGGGGCAGCAGCCTGTCCAGACCGGCGTCGGCGAGCGCGCCGACGCCGGCGGACGGCAGTTCCTGCACGGCCAGTACGTCGATCCGTTCCGTCCGGACCAGCCGCACCAGCGCTCGGGGGTCCGCATCGCCGACGTGGGCGTTGACCGTGGCCACCCGCAACTCGGCTGCCTGCGCCGGGACATGCCGCTGGTCCGGCAGAAACCGGGGTACCAGTAGGGCGACTTGAGCCGCCGCGAGAAGCCCGACCGCTGCCACCGCCCAGCGCGAGCGCAGAGCGGGAACGGCGAGCACGGCGACCAGCGACAGCACGCTGAGCACCGTGCCGTAGGGGAAGAGCACCACGGGAACGGCGAGCGGTGTTCCCGCGTCCAGCCCGGTCAGCCGTACGACGAGCAGGGCGGTCGGCACGGCGAGAAGGACGCCGCAGCCCAGCAGCCCCCACGTCCGTCCGCGTCGGCCGCCCTTGCCGTTCGCCCGTCGCCCCGCCGGGGGCGCGGGAGTGCCGACGGCCGTGTCCGTCATCGGTCCTCCAGTCGAAAGGTACGCGCGGCGATCATCCGCAGCTCCCGAGAGGGGACGTCAGGAGAGGTGCGTACGGTTGCGGGGGCCCGGCCGTTCCTCCGGGCTCGCAGCCGGTGGACGAACAAGAGCAGGGAGGCGGGCGCGGGTATGGCGTCGATCAGTGCCCGGTGGCGGGGCGGCCGTGCGCACTCCAGGCCCGTTCCCGCAGGTCCGCGTCGCGCAAGACGTCGATCGCCGTGCATGCCAGCGCCTCCGTGACCGCAGGGAGCACGCGGCGGGCCCGGGCGGAGACCGCGGCCGCGGCGAACTCGGGTGTGTGGTCGGAGCCGTCCTCGTCCATGATCGCGACGAAGGGGTGGATGGCCGGAACGCGGGCGCTGACGTTGCCGATGTCGGACGATCCGAGGTACACGCCGTGAGCGGGCGGGGTCGAACGGACACCCGCGCGGTCCAGGTGGGCGGCGAAGCGCTCGGACAGCGTCCCGCTGTCCCGGAAGTGCTCGTAACGGATCGTGGCCCGCTCGACGGCGACGGTCGTGCCGGTCGCCTGAGCCACGCCCGCGGCACATGTGGCCAGGCGTCCGGCAAGGTCGTCCAGTGCCTCGGTGGTGGCCGCGCGCAGCCCGAACCGTCCCTCCGCGTACTCGGGGACGATGTTCGTGGCCTCTCCTCCGTGGGTGATGATGCCCTGGATGTGGGAGGCCTCCGGCAGCCGACGGCCGAGCGCGGCCAGCACGTTGAACAGCTCGACGAGGGCCGCGAGCGCGTCGATGCCCTCGGTGGGGTTGCCCGTGGGGTGGGCGGCGCGCCCGTGGAAGGCGACCCGGTACTGCTCCTGCGCCGTCAGCGGGGCACGCGCCCAGTCGTACACGCCCGGATGGAACATGAGCGCGGCGTCGATGTCGTCGAAGACGCCCGCCTCCACCTCCAGTGCCTTGCCCCCGCCTCCCTCCTCGGCCGGGGTACCCACGGCCAGCACCGATCCGGCGCTCCCGTCCAGCGCCGTACGGGCGGCGAGCGCGGCGCCCAGACCCGCGGCGGCGATCAGGTTGTGGCCGCAGGCGTGGCCCAGCCCCGGCAGGGCGTCGTACTCCAGCAGCAGCGCCACCGCGGGCCGCTCCGTACCCGAGCGCGCCACGAAGGCCGTCGGCATCCCCGCCACGCCCGCACGCACATCGAAACCGGCCCGGCGCAGCTCGCCCGTCAGCAGCGCCGCCGCCCGCCGCTCGGCGAACGCGTACTCCGGATCGGCGTGCAGCGCCGACGCGACCTGCCACAACGCCTCGGCGCGGTCGGCGACCTCTTCGCGGACCCGCCGGTACAGGGCGTCGGAGATACCGGACACGTGGCCTCCCAGGCGTGCTGCGGACCTGTCTTCCTCGGCTCCGGGTTTCACCGAAGGGGCGACCGACACCATCCGGGAGGGCGGAGGACGGAGGACGGACGGCAGGCGATTCACCTCGACGACTTCGAGCGCACTGGCGAACTCCTCGGCTGGCTCACCGCCAGGGCCGGGGATGTCCACCGACGTCCGGACGGCGGCGTCGAGCTGGGCTGGACCCGGTTCTACGAGGAGGGCCGGCCCGAGCCGCTGGTGGTGCGGGACGGTGTGGTGAGCCGGCCGTCGTAGCCGAGCCAGTCATGGAGTACGGCGAAGTCCGCTTCGGTGAGGCCGGTCTCGGAATCGACGCGGTGGAGGAGGGCCGGCCCTCGATGATGCGCCGACACCCAGGCGCGGTCGGGATCGGTGATCTCGTCGTCGACCCAGATGAACGGGCGTCCGGCGGCCGCCTGGAGGAGGGCTTTGGTCTTCCAGTGCAGGACGCCCGTCACGTCCTCCTCCGGCAGGGCCGCCACCGGGAGCGCCGGCAGCCCGAGCAGCGGAGCGATCACCTCGTTGGCGTCCTCCATCCATGCGGTGGCCCACACCAGATCGCAGGGCAACCGCAGCAGACGCGCACCGTGAGCGAGGTCGATCTTCGCCAGCTGGGGATTCGACGTCTCCTGCCAACCGTCCCAGCCCTCATGGGCCGCCGGAAGCCGCGCGCCTCCATAGGGCAGGAGCGTTCCGTCGACATCGAGGAAGAGCAGCGGCCGCTCCGCATCATCCGTCATGTCCGCACGCTATCGGCTCCCCCTCGGACAAGCAGCCGCGTTGTTCAGACGCGGCAGTGTCAGCCGCTCGACCGTCGGCAGACCGGGCCGCCGGTGTCATCCGTCCTCGGAGCCGCCGGTCTCCCAGCGCAGCAGGTCTCCCGGCTGGCATTCGAGCACTTCGCAGAGCGCGGCGAGGGTCGTGAAGCGGACCGCCTTGGCGCGGCCGTTCTTGAGGACCGCCAGGTTGGCGGGCGTGATCCCGACCCGTTCCGCGAGTTCGCCCACGGACATCTTCCTCTTGGCGAGCATCACGTCTATGTCGACGGCGATCGGCATCAGATCACCTCGGCCAGCTCGGCCCGCATCTGCGTCGCCTCGATGTCGCGCGTGACGGCCTGGGCGAGCAGCATCCGCAGGACGAGCACGATGAGCGCCATCCCCAGGACGGCCAGGGTGACCCCGCCCAGCAGAAGCACGATGCCCGGTGGCACGGCCTCGCCGGGTGCCAGGACCACGCCGAGCGTGAACACCAGGGCTGCGGCCGCCACCATCGCCCCGATCACGCCGTGCACGTACCGGAAGGCGGCGTGCGAGAACACCGTGTCACGCCGGACCATCGTCACCAGCCGCCACACACAGACCAGGACGACCTGGACCGTCACCACTCCCAGGACCACGATCACGAGCACCGGTGTGCGCAGATGCGCCGCGTCCCGGCCGAGATCATCCAGGTCCACGGCCAGCAGCGGCACCATCACCGTCTGCACGAACACCGAACCGACGAACAACAAGACGACCACGGCCCGCAGCGCCAGCACCGTCAGCTTCCCCACCACATCCTCCTCCGACCGATCAGCGATAGAAATCTATCGAAAATCGATAGCTCAGGCAAGGGGAGACCGTGGGACCGGATACCGGAGGAGGCAACCAAAGCCGCTCCCAGCCGACAGCGAGATGAGAAGCGAGCAGCAGTGATCAGTCGGACGAACCTCGGGCGCGGCCGAGCTGGTCGGCCAGGTCGCTCAGGTCGGCGGCGTGCAGGTCGAAGCGGTCCGTGGCGGTGGGCGGGTCGCCGCCGGGGCGGGCCACGTAGGCGGTGCGCAGGCCGAGGCGCTGTGCGCCGCGCAGGTCCCAGGCGTGGGCGGCGACCAGCAGCAGTCGCTCCGGCGGCCGGCCGGAGACGGTGACGGCGAGTTGGTAGACCGCCGGGTCCGGCTTGTAGGTCCGGACGTCTTCGGCGGACAGGGCCTGATGCCAGCGCAGTCCCGCATGGGCGTTGAGTCCCAGCAGCGCCGTCCGGCTCGCACTGGAGAGCCCGATCAACGGGAACGCTTCGGCGAGGCGGGCGAGCCCCGCCACGGTGTCGGGCCACGGCGGAAGCCGACGACCCGACAGGGCCAACGCCGCCACGGCGGTCGGGTCGTCGACTCCGGCATCCTCGGCGACGAACTGGGCGGCTTCCAGGTCGAGTTCGTCGCTGGGGACGTAGGGCCGTACACCGTCGAGGATCCGTCGTTGTTCGCGGCCGATGTACCGCTGCCACAGCGACAACAGCCGCTCGGTCGCCGGATCACCTGGCGACGGGGCGAGTTCGCGAATCCCGGCCCGCAGACCGGCGGGTTCATCGACCAGGGTGCCGAGCACATCGAGCACTACGGCATCGATCTCCAACTCCGACACGACAAAGGCCTCCAGGGCGAAGCGACGGCGGGACAAGCTGGGGAAGAGCGGGGACCGACTGCTGTGCGAACGCAGGCGGAAGGCACCCTGATTCCCGTTCCCGCACGAGAAGCGGACGCTCCAGGCAACCCATTACCCCTGGGGTAATCGACCGGCTCTCCCCTGACCGGCAGGATCGAGCACATCGAAGAGAACCCGCCACGATCCGGCCGCAGTCGCGAGGAGAGCCTCATGTCCGTCACGTCCACTGTCCGCACGATGAGTTCAGCCGCCGCCGCGAGCACCGTCACCGAGGCCACCCGGGCCGCCGTGCAGGAGTACCTCGCCGCCCGGGTGGCCGGGGACATCGGCCGGCTCGTTGCGCTGTTCGCCGACGAGGTCGACTGGCTGCTCGCCGAGAACCCCGGCGTGCCGTGGATCCGCCCGCGATCCACCGGCGTCGAATGTGCGGCGCAACTCACGGAGTTGATGGAGTACACCGTGCCCGAGGAGGCGCGCGCGTCGGTCGACACCCTCCTCGTCGACGGCACCGACGCCGTCCTGATGGGGCACTTGTCGGGGACGGTACGCGCGACGGGGAAGTCCTTCGAAGGGCCGTTCGCGCTGCGCCTCACCGTGGAGGACGGCCGCATCACTCGACACCACCTCTATGAGAACAGCCTGTCGATCGCCATGGCCTGCGCCCCGTGAGGGCGCGGGCGGCGGTCCCTGGCCGCCACCGCCGAGTTGGAGCTCCGCCGGCTTCGCCACGGAGTCCGATCGCCAGGCCTCTGCGGATGCCTACTCGCTGGCGGGTTTCATGCTGATCACGTCGTTGCCGGCCCGGAGAGCGACGACGGACAGTTCCGCGCCGGGTGCCGGACGCTCATCGACGGCAGTCGGCGGCTGGGCTTCGTCAACGACCTTGCCGAGGACATCCCGGAAGGGCGCCAGGGCATCCCGGCAAAGCCGTTGAAGCGCTTCTCCGTCACGGTGGACGGCCTCGCAGAGGAAGCCGTGAGTCGGCGCGCGTAGGAGAGTTGGCGGAGCATCAGATCGAGTGGACGTCCCCCGCCAGCCGGGCGGGCCTGGCAGGTTCCGCCGTTTCAGGTGCTTGCCGCGCACACGTGGCGACGGCCCCGGTCACGGCCGGTAGGCGGCGCGGTTGTGGTAAGTGACCTTCCCGGTGGGCAGCTTGCTCGGAGCGAAGAGCTGGTCGACGGTCACGAAGTGGAAGCCTCGTGCCTTGAGGGCCTTGATGATGCCTGGCACCGCGTCGACCGTCGTCTTGTGAATGTCGTGCAGGAGGACGATGTCCCCGGGCTTGGTCTCCGCATTGACGGTCTTGATGATCCGGGCGCTGTCGCGGTGCTTCCAGTCGAGGGTATCGACGCTCCAGTGCACCAGCGGTCGCCCGGCAGCCGTGCGGACAGCCGCGTTGTGGGCGCCGTAGGGGGCGCGGAAGGTGGTTGGCTTCGTGCCGGTCGCCTGCTTGATCACCGTGTCCGTACGGGAGAGCTGCGACTTGATCTTCGCGGTGCTGAGCTTGGTCAGGTTGGCGTGGTCCCAGCTGTGGTTGCCTATCTGATGGCCGGCGAGCGCCGCGGCACGCACCGTTGACGGGTTCTTCTGGACGTTCGTGCCGACAACGTAGAAGGTCGCTCTGACGTTCCGGTCGTTCAGGATGCGCAACAGCCGCTGGGTGTCGGCGACCGGCCCGTCGTCGAAGGTGAGGGCGACGCACTTCACCTTGCGGCAGTCGACGGCCAGGGGTGCGGCGGAGGCGTACGTGGCGGTACCGGCCAGCGTGGTGCCGCAAAGGGCGGCGGTGATGGCCGAGGTGACGAGGCGTCGGTGCATCGAGTCCTCCAGGAGCAGTGAACTTCCCTTGCAGGTAGTGGACTTCCTGTAAGACGCACTCGACGTGCGCTTGGATGTACGTGCGTTCGGCGCTCCCCGTACGGTCTCGGGAATCCAGTCACCTCGGACGGCCTCGGCGACCGCGCCACGAACCTCTTGATCGTGCGCGTGAGTTCCGTGGCCATCTCGGACTTCGCGGTTCCGGGCGGGCCCAGCACCCGATCTCCGCGTTGGTCCGTGTTGGTCCGTCCTTGGGCGACGAGCCGTGCGACCTCGGCTTCCCTGTCGGTCAGTGGTTCCGTCGGGCTCGGTTGGTGTCGCCTGGACGGTCGTCGACTCCGCGGCCGTGCGCCCGGCGCGTACCGCCGGCACGATCGTCAAGGGCGAGACGAGGGCGGCAAGCAGCTCGCTGAATGATTCCGGCCGCGACCGCCGGGTTCACGTGGGTGAAGACACGCACCCTCGCCGGGCCCGCCTCCCCGATCAGATCAGGAGCACAGCGAAGACCAAGGCCGTGCAGACCACACGGAGACCGGTCGGCGACGCCGGCGCCGACGGGTCAAAAGGAGGCGCGCAGGAAGCGGGCGGTGCGCCGCCGCAGGACGCCACGCAGTAGGACGGGGACCAGGACACCGGTCCCCGTCCCGATCCGGTTGAGCCGGCCGGTGTACTGCGCGTGCAGGTAGCGGAAGCTGACGCCTTTGAGGCTGTTGACGAGCTTGGACAGGGCGGTCTTCGGCGGGTGGTGGACGAGCAGGTGGACGTGATCGCCGTCGCCGTTGAACCCCCGCAGCTCTGCGCCAAAGCTCTCCC from Streptomyces sp. DSM 40750 includes these protein-coding regions:
- a CDS encoding nuclear transport factor 2 family protein yields the protein MSVTSTVRTMSSAAAASTVTEATRAAVQEYLAARVAGDIGRLVALFADEVDWLLAENPGVPWIRPRSTGVECAAQLTELMEYTVPEEARASVDTLLVDGTDAVLMGHLSGTVRATGKSFEGPFALRLTVEDGRITRHHLYENSLSIAMACAP
- a CDS encoding polysaccharide deacetylase family protein, whose product is MHRRLVTSAITAALCGTTLAGTATYASAAPLAVDCRKVKCVALTFDDGPVADTQRLLRILNDRNVRATFYVVGTNVQKNPSTVRAAALAGHQIGNHSWDHANLTKLSTAKIKSQLSRTDTVIKQATGTKPTTFRAPYGAHNAAVRTAAGRPLVHWSVDTLDWKHRDSARIIKTVNAETKPGDIVLLHDIHKTTVDAVPGIIKALKARGFHFVTVDQLFAPSKLPTGKVTYHNRAAYRP
- a CDS encoding HAD domain-containing protein, encoding MTDDAERPLLFLDVDGTLLPYGGARLPAAHEGWDGWQETSNPQLAKIDLAHGARLLRLPCDLVWATAWMEDANEVIAPLLGLPALPVAALPEEDVTGVLHWKTKALLQAAAGRPFIWVDDEITDPDRAWVSAHHRGPALLHRVDSETGLTEADFAVLHDWLGYDGRLTTPSRTTSGSGRPSS
- a CDS encoding endonuclease/exonuclease/phosphatase family protein, whose translation is MTDTAVGTPAPPAGRRANGKGGRRGRTWGLLGCGVLLAVPTALLVVRLTGLDAGTPLAVPVVLFPYGTVLSVLSLVAVLAVPALRSRWAVAAVGLLAAAQVALLVPRFLPDQRHVPAQAAELRVATVNAHVGDADPRALVRLVRTERIDVLAVQELPSAGVGALADAGLDRLLPHQELHPEYDTSIYSRIPLTHGGPLDADTAWPQTTAEVTVGDRTVRLVAVHTYYPLGDAERWTRDMTALASVARNSGPDTVFLGDFNASLDHAPMRELLAAGLTDIHAELGRGGARTWPAGKPLVPPLIQIDHVLHGSGLAGVSVAERTVPGTDHRAVVAALALLPRTGTTDA
- a CDS encoding haloacid dehalogenase type II, coding for MSELEIDAVVLDVLGTLVDEPAGLRAGIRELAPSPGDPATERLLSLWQRYIGREQRRILDGVRPYVPSDELDLEAAQFVAEDAGVDDPTAVAALALSGRRLPPWPDTVAGLARLAEAFPLIGLSSASRTALLGLNAHAGLRWHQALSAEDVRTYKPDPAVYQLAVTVSGRPPERLLLVAAHAWDLRGAQRLGLRTAYVARPGGDPPTATDRFDLHAADLSDLADQLGRARGSSD
- a CDS encoding DUF2975 domain-containing protein, with the protein product MGKLTVLALRAVVVLLFVGSVFVQTVMVPLLAVDLDDLGRDAAHLRTPVLVIVVLGVVTVQVVLVCVWRLVTMVRRDTVFSHAAFRYVHGVIGAMVAAAALVFTLGVVLAPGEAVPPGIVLLLGGVTLAVLGMALIVLVLRMLLAQAVTRDIEATQMRAELAEVI
- a CDS encoding helix-turn-helix domain-containing protein gives rise to the protein MPIAVDIDVMLAKRKMSVGELAERVGITPANLAVLKNGRAKAVRFTTLAALCEVLECQPGDLLRWETGGSEDG
- a CDS encoding amidohydrolase produces the protein MSGISDALYRRVREEVADRAEALWQVASALHADPEYAFAERRAAALLTGELRRAGFDVRAGVAGMPTAFVARSGTERPAVALLLEYDALPGLGHACGHNLIAAAGLGAALAARTALDGSAGSVLAVGTPAEEGGGGKALEVEAGVFDDIDAALMFHPGVYDWARAPLTAQEQYRVAFHGRAAHPTGNPTEGIDALAALVELFNVLAALGRRLPEASHIQGIITHGGEATNIVPEYAEGRFGLRAATTEALDDLAGRLATCAAGVAQATGTTVAVERATIRYEHFRDSGTLSERFAAHLDRAGVRSTPPAHGVYLGSSDIGNVSARVPAIHPFVAIMDEDGSDHTPEFAAAAVSARARRVLPAVTEALACTAIDVLRDADLRERAWSAHGRPATGH